In the Heterodontus francisci isolate sHetFra1 chromosome 6, sHetFra1.hap1, whole genome shotgun sequence genome, one interval contains:
- the slitrk6 gene encoding SLIT and NTRK-like protein 6, whose protein sequence is MDFTSEKMLTWILLLSAVLVLINSQKADPSNASDKEVCESLCSCEERDGLLHINCQNRDITEISQIKPPQKCTYNLNLQENFVTILYRNGFINFKNALSLHLGKNNLQDLEAGIFTGLSSLKRLHINGNYLEVLREGTFRGLDNLEFLQADNNLIHVIEPGAFSKLHRLKVLILNDNAIPFLPTNIFRFVPLTHLDLRGNHLDSLPYVGLLEHIGRIMELQLEDNLWKCDCDSLPLRSWLENMPPQSDIGNVVCVHPFRLKGKVLTKTPITEICPTGSGTGFEEPINSIHLVVTPVADNTHINIHSANKSVLKEPKRDPYIPQPDGQDDGKVPMTRPASHPQSPCTTTCHCSTQPNVGQIMKCQERNIKSLSDLVPSPPNPIKLYLTDNIIQSVTKSDLLDYGSLDLLHLGNNRITVIEDGAFANLTNLHKIYLNGNSIVRLTKEMFIGLRCLEYLYLEHNIIKEILPETFSVLPQLKVLYLNNNLLHSLPPHIFAGVPLLRLNLKHNHFMHLPVSNVIDRLEFLVQIDLEDNPWDCSCDLVSLKQWMEKLNKNVTVSEIMCESPEKFAKKDLKMLNNELICPGLINILAPPTLPNESNLATVATGTASTLLSSIMDTVPLSVLILSMLVVFILIVFSAAGIVVLVLHRRRRSKKKHKTTPVQDCSPLHVQYSVYGHKRTHHTEERPDGNIYEQHTINALGPVCRSRPYNIRDVELDNELKDGNEPKMIYRSHLMRENDALLTGSKFSVIEQTPEFMPLRDPGSMYRNILEKERELQQIGITEYLKKNIPPLQSELDGRYPSRHEELKLMEAIMYSRPKRVVVEETKNEYFELKAKLQTEPDYLEVLEQQTALNQP, encoded by the coding sequence ATGGACTTTACTTCTGAGAAAATGTTGACCTGGATCCTTCTTCTAAGTGCAGTCTTAGTTCTAATCAATTCCCAGAAAGCAGATCCTTCAAATGCTTCAGATAAGGAAGTGTGTGAGAGTCTTTGCTCCTGTGAGGAAAGAGACGGTTTGCTGCACATAAACTGTCAAAACAGGGACATTACTGAAATATCCCAAATAAAACCACCTCAGAAATGTACATACAACCTTAACTTACAAGAAAACTTTGTGACCATATTATATCGCAATGGCTTTATCAACTTCAAGAATGCTTTGTCACTACACCTGGGCAAAAATAATTTGCAAGACTTGGAAGCTGGAATTTTCACTGGCCTTAGTTCTCTGAAACGCTTACATATAAATGGCAACTATTTGGAAGTTTTGCGAGAGGGCACATTTCGGGGACTGGACAATTTGGAATTTCTCCAGGCAGACAATAATTTAATCCACGTTATTGAACCTGGCGCATTCAGCAAGCTTCATCGGCTAAAAGTGCTCATCCTGAACGACAATGCAATCCCCTTTCTCCCCACTAACATCTTCCGCTTTGTGCCCCTGACACACCTGGACCTTCGAGGAAATCATTTAGATTCGCTTCCTTATGTTGGTCTGTTGGAGCATATTGGCAGAATAATGGAGCTTCAACTGGAGGATAACCTGTGGAAATGTGATTGTGATTCATTACCACTCAGATCCTGGCTGGAGAACATGCCTCCCCAATCTGATATCGGCAATGTGGTTTGTGTTCACCCATTTAGACTGAAAGGTAAAGTTTTAACCAAAACGCCAATTACAGAGATTTGCCCTACTGGATCTGGTACAGGCTTTGAAGAACCTATAAATTCAATTCATTTGGTGGTAACTCCAGTTGCTGATAATACTCACATCAACATTCATAGTGCAAATAAATCAGTTCTTAAAGAACCTAAAAGGGATCCATATATTCCACAACCTGATGGACAGGATGACGGTAAAGTTCCTATGACAAGGCCTGCGAGTCATCCGCAGTCGCCCTGTACAACAACATGTCATTGCAGCACACAACCAAATGTAGGACAAATAATGAAATGTCAAGAAAGAAACATTAAAAGTTTATCAGATCTTGTACCCAGTCCACCAAATCCAATAAAACTTTATTTGACTGACAACATTATCCAGTCTGTGACAAAATCTGATCTACTGGATTATGGCAGCCTAGATTTACTCCATTTAGGAAACAACCGGATAACAGTAATTGAGGATGGTGCTTTTGCGAACCTCACCAATCTACACAAGATATATTTGAATGGGAATAGTATTGTAAGATTAACAAAAGAAATGTTCATCGGGCTCCGTTGCCTCGAATACTTGTATCTGGAACACAATATAATCAAAGAGATATTACCAGAGACATTCAGTGTCCTACCACAGCTCAAGGTCTTATATTTGAACAATAACCTCCTTCATAGTTTGCCTCCACATATATTTGCTGGTGTTCCACTCTTACGATTAAATCTTAAACATAACCATTTTATGCATCTCCCTGTGAGCAATGTAATAGATCGACTTGAATTTCTAGTTCAAATTGATCTAGAAGACAATCCATGGGATTGCTCTTGTGACTTGGTAAGCTTGAAGCAATGGATGGAAAAACTCAATAAAAATGTAACTGTGAGCGAGATTATGTGTGAATCTCCTGAAAAGTTTGCCAAGAAAGATTTGAAAATGTTAAACAATGAATTGATATGTCCTGGATTAATAAATATCCTGGCCCCACCAACATTACCCAATGAAAGCAACCTGGCCACCGTAGCCACTGGTACAGCCTCCACCCTCTTAAGTTCTATCATGGACACAGTGCCACTTTCTGTTTTGATCCTTAGCATGTTGGTGGTATTCATATTGATTGTATTTAGCGCAGCCGGGATAGTGGTCCTTGTGCTGCATCGTCGGAGGAGGTCAAAGAAAAAGCATAAAACAACTCCAGTACAGGACTGCAGTCCATTGCACGTTCAGTATAGCGTATATGGACATAAGAGGACCCACCATACTGAAGAACGACCAGATGGAAATATATATGAGCAGCACACAATTAACGCATTAGGTCCAGTGTGCAGAAGCCGTCCTTATAACATTAGAGATGTGGAGCTGGACAATGAACTCAAAGATGGAAATGAACCAAAAATGATTTACAGGAGTCACTTGATGAGAGAAAATGATGCCCTACTCACAGGTTCCAAATTCAGCGTAATAGAGCAGACACCAGAATTTATGCCCCTCCGTGATCCTGGTTCAATGTACAGAAATATTCTTGAAAAAGAAAGGGAGCTTCAGCAAATTGGGATCACTGAATACCTGAAGAAAAATATCCCGCCGCTACAATCAGAACTCGATGGTCGCTACCCATCAAGGCATGAAGAGCTGAAACTGATGGAAGCGATCATGTATTCAAGACCTAAAAGAGTTGTGGTGGAAGAGACAAAAAATGAATATTTTGAGCTGAAAGCAAAGCTACAAACTGAACCTGACTACCTAGAGGTACTCGAACAACAGACAGCATTGAACCAACCATGA